A section of the Catalinimonas alkaloidigena genome encodes:
- the hemA gene encoding glutamyl-tRNA reductase: MQSSFKAISLSHKNASVELRERVALDEGECRRLLDTVKEITEVTELLILSTCNRTEIYYSSDEDYSTEIIKLLALQKGLSAAELPLAQFNRLHEDDEAARHLFRVALGLESMVVGDMQIINQVKRAYQWTADANLAGPFLHRLMHTIFFANKRVVQQTSFRDGAASVSYAAVELVEELTMDMAAPQVLILGVGEIGRDVCKNLENSDLKNIRICNRTPAKAEALAQKIGAEVVPFAQAAQAIADADVVISSISREEPFITRSMLAATELLTYKYFIDLSVPRSVAPDVEEHPGALVYNIDHIQNRATEALQQRIAAIPQVEEIMEAALTEFQDWSRDMIVSPTIQKLKGALEQIRQEELARHLKKMSEEEQVLVDRVTKGMMQKIIKLPVLQLKAACRRGEAETLIDVLNDLFNLEAQPTPTNDH; encoded by the coding sequence ATGCAGTCTTCTTTTAAAGCGATCAGTCTATCTCATAAAAACGCTTCCGTTGAGCTTCGTGAACGTGTAGCCCTGGACGAGGGAGAATGCCGCCGCCTGCTCGATACCGTGAAAGAGATCACCGAGGTTACTGAACTGCTCATCCTGTCTACCTGCAACCGTACGGAAATTTACTATTCGTCCGACGAGGACTACAGCACCGAAATTATCAAACTGCTGGCGCTGCAAAAGGGTCTGAGTGCTGCGGAATTGCCGTTAGCACAGTTCAATCGCCTGCACGAAGACGACGAAGCCGCCAGGCACCTGTTCCGCGTTGCGCTGGGACTCGAATCGATGGTGGTGGGCGACATGCAGATCATCAACCAGGTGAAGCGGGCTTACCAGTGGACTGCCGATGCCAACTTGGCCGGGCCGTTCCTGCACCGCCTGATGCACACCATTTTCTTCGCCAACAAGCGCGTGGTGCAACAGACCAGTTTCCGCGACGGTGCCGCCTCGGTTTCGTACGCGGCGGTGGAGTTGGTGGAAGAACTGACGATGGACATGGCCGCGCCGCAGGTGTTGATTCTGGGCGTAGGCGAGATTGGCCGGGATGTGTGCAAGAACCTGGAAAACAGCGACCTGAAAAATATCCGGATCTGCAACCGGACGCCAGCCAAAGCCGAAGCCCTCGCACAGAAAATCGGGGCCGAGGTGGTGCCGTTCGCACAAGCCGCGCAAGCCATCGCCGACGCCGACGTCGTTATTAGTTCGATCAGCCGCGAAGAACCGTTCATCACCCGGTCGATGCTGGCAGCCACAGAACTGCTCACGTACAAGTATTTCATCGACCTCTCGGTGCCGCGCAGCGTAGCGCCCGACGTGGAAGAACATCCCGGCGCGCTGGTCTACAACATCGACCACATTCAGAACCGCGCCACCGAGGCGTTACAGCAACGCATCGCCGCCATTCCGCAGGTGGAAGAAATTATGGAAGCCGCCCTGACGGAGTTCCAAGACTGGTCACGCGACATGATCGTTTCGCCCACCATTCAAAAGCTGAAAGGCGCCCTGGAGCAGATTCGGCAGGAAGAGCTGGCGCGTCACCTGAAAAAAATGTCGGAAGAAGAGCAGGTGCTGGTCGACCGCGTGACCAAAGGCATGATGCAGAAGATCATCAAATTGCCGGTGCTGCAACTGAAAGCCGCCTGCCGCCGGGGCGAAGCCGAAACGCTCATCGACGTGTTGAACGACCTGTTTAACCTGGAAGCGCAGCCCACGCCGACCAACGATCATTAA
- a CDS encoding NUDIX hydrolase: protein MLDLIKQVQAIAQAGLHYGENDYDLDRYQRLNELTQQMFNAWTGTAPEFAARWYEGEIGYPTPKVDVRAVVMRDGKMLLVREKIDGCWSLPGGWADVGCTVRETAEKETWEEAGLRVKAQRLLAVFDKKCHPHPPEPWYVYKHFVLCDIATGEGDGQAGMETLDVGFFGPNELPPLSVDRNTASQVHQMFTLATSVQPTIFD, encoded by the coding sequence GTGCTTGATCTCATCAAACAGGTGCAGGCCATCGCGCAGGCGGGGCTGCACTATGGCGAAAACGATTACGACCTGGACCGCTACCAGCGGCTCAACGAGCTTACCCAACAGATGTTCAACGCCTGGACCGGGACTGCTCCGGAGTTTGCGGCCCGTTGGTACGAAGGCGAAATCGGCTATCCCACCCCCAAGGTCGATGTGCGGGCGGTGGTGATGCGGGACGGAAAAATGCTTCTGGTGCGCGAAAAGATCGACGGTTGCTGGTCGCTGCCGGGGGGCTGGGCCGACGTGGGGTGTACCGTGCGCGAAACCGCCGAGAAAGAAACGTGGGAGGAAGCGGGCCTGCGGGTAAAAGCCCAGCGCCTGCTGGCCGTGTTCGACAAAAAATGCCATCCGCACCCGCCGGAGCCATGGTACGTATACAAGCATTTTGTACTGTGCGACATTGCAACGGGCGAAGGCGACGGGCAAGCCGGTATGGAAACGCTGGACGTCGGTTTTTTTGGACCGAACGAGTTGCCGCCCCTTTCGGTAGATCGCAATACGGCTTCGCAGGTACATCAGATGTTTACGCTGGCCACTTCTGTACAACCCACCATTTTCGACTAA
- a CDS encoding alpha/beta fold hydrolase, with protein sequence MRRFVLLAALCSLISFGTLAQGPVRPLGTALEGYAYPYPVQYLNLTLQGEALQMAYMDVQPPQPNGKAVLLLHGKNFNGAYWGQTAADLSKNGFRVIIPDQIGFGKSSKPHDLQYSFQLLAQNTRALLDTLGVDQVAVLGHSMGGMLATRFTLMYPERVEKFILANPIGLEDWKVKVPYQPVEAWYQSELTNTYESIKKYQVESYYHGTWKPAYEQWVVPLAGWTLSPEYPRIAWNAALTYDMIFTQPVVYEFGMIQAPTLLIIGQLDRTALGKNRVSPEVRNTMGNYPELGKETARKIPKAQLVELPGVGHLPHIEAYDQFIQPLLRFLKSS encoded by the coding sequence ATGCGACGTTTTGTTTTGTTGGCTGCACTCTGCAGCCTGATTTCGTTCGGTACCTTGGCCCAGGGGCCGGTTCGGCCGTTGGGCACCGCTTTGGAAGGCTACGCGTACCCCTACCCGGTGCAATACCTCAACCTGACGCTCCAGGGCGAAGCGTTGCAGATGGCCTACATGGATGTGCAACCCCCGCAGCCCAACGGCAAAGCGGTGCTGCTGCTCCACGGCAAAAACTTCAACGGGGCGTACTGGGGCCAGACGGCGGCCGACCTGAGCAAAAACGGGTTCCGCGTGATCATTCCCGATCAGATTGGCTTTGGAAAATCGTCGAAGCCGCACGACCTGCAGTACTCGTTTCAGCTGCTGGCGCAAAACACCCGTGCCTTGCTCGATACCCTGGGCGTTGACCAAGTAGCGGTGTTGGGCCACTCGATGGGCGGCATGCTGGCCACACGCTTTACGTTGATGTACCCGGAACGGGTGGAAAAATTTATCCTGGCCAACCCCATTGGCCTGGAAGACTGGAAAGTCAAGGTTCCTTACCAACCCGTGGAGGCGTGGTACCAGTCCGAACTGACCAATACGTACGAGTCGATCAAAAAATACCAGGTCGAAAGTTATTACCACGGCACCTGGAAGCCAGCGTACGAACAGTGGGTCGTCCCCTTGGCAGGATGGACGCTCAGCCCTGAATATCCGCGCATTGCGTGGAATGCCGCCCTGACGTACGACATGATTTTTACGCAACCGGTCGTGTACGAATTCGGGATGATTCAGGCCCCGACCCTCCTGATCATCGGACAGTTGGACCGCACGGCGCTGGGCAAAAACCGGGTTAGCCCGGAAGTACGCAACACCATGGGCAACTATCCGGAACTGGGAAAAGAAACGGCACGCAAAATTCCGAAGGCGCAGTTGGTAGAGTTGCCGGGGGTCGGGCACCTGCCCCACATCGAAGCATACGATCAGTTCATACAACCGCTTCTCCGGTTTCTGAAATCTTCCTAG
- a CDS encoding cation:proton antiporter has translation MVFLSEFVLPFKDPVLVFALMLIITLLAPMVFSRLRMPGIVGLLLAGVLVGPHGVGLLERDISIELFGTVGLMYIMFVAGLEIDINDFRKTQTRSLRFGTLSFLLPQVLTTLGARLVLHFEWPAAVLFGSLVASHTLLAYPIASRLGITKNEAVTVTVGGTIIADTLALLVLAVVAGAAQGEIGIGFWVTLVISLSVFVFLIMWGIPKLGRWFFKNIESEGVSQYIFVMALTFLAGYLAHLAGVEPIIGAFLAGLAVNRLIPASSPLMNRIEFVGNAIFIPFFLISVGMLVDISTLFAGLEVWLIAGLLIVLGVIGKYGAAFLIQKWFGYTVAERHVMFALSSARAAATLAAVLRGYELDILSENVFNGTVLMILASTLISSFTMESAGRKLAVEIADSPSTTESPDRILVPISNPNTVENLMDLAMMIKAPDSDVPIMPLSVVRDADDAEEKIQENNKMLQKAVHHGSAAEKNVQVVSRIDLNITSGIVRAIRELGITEVIIGWNGKVTARERIFGTVLDNLLASTRQMLLVSHVTHPLNTMETIVVVVPPNAELEKGFGRWLRTIHILARQIGTPVQFWGETETLQAIREPLGKMKPNIEAKMQPFNEWAKFPRFARRITTDDLFIVISARQGTISHNNFVDRIPRQLSRFFEDNNFVIIYPEQASQFQSEEQLHLHQLRHTISENEDEQREYENRSVVQPGETRSEV, from the coding sequence ATGGTATTCTTGTCTGAGTTTGTTCTTCCGTTCAAAGATCCGGTTCTGGTATTTGCGCTGATGCTGATCATTACGCTGCTGGCCCCGATGGTGTTCAGCCGGCTGCGCATGCCCGGCATTGTCGGCTTGCTGCTGGCGGGCGTGCTGGTGGGGCCGCATGGCGTGGGCCTGCTGGAGCGCGACATCAGCATCGAACTGTTCGGAACGGTCGGGTTGATGTACATCATGTTTGTGGCGGGTTTGGAAATCGACATCAACGACTTCCGAAAAACACAGACGCGCAGCCTGCGCTTTGGGACGCTCAGTTTTCTATTGCCGCAGGTGCTGACGACGCTGGGCGCACGCCTGGTGCTGCATTTCGAGTGGCCCGCCGCCGTGCTCTTCGGGAGTTTGGTGGCCTCGCATACCCTGCTGGCTTACCCCATTGCGAGCCGCCTGGGCATTACCAAAAACGAAGCCGTAACCGTGACGGTGGGCGGAACCATCATCGCCGATACGCTGGCGCTGCTGGTGCTGGCCGTGGTGGCTGGGGCGGCGCAGGGCGAAATCGGGATCGGTTTCTGGGTCACGCTGGTCATTTCGCTCTCGGTGTTTGTGTTCCTGATCATGTGGGGCATTCCTAAACTGGGGCGCTGGTTTTTCAAAAACATTGAAAGTGAGGGCGTATCGCAGTACATCTTCGTGATGGCGCTTACGTTTCTGGCGGGCTATCTGGCGCACCTGGCCGGGGTGGAGCCCATCATCGGGGCCTTCCTGGCGGGGCTGGCCGTCAACCGGCTGATTCCGGCCAGTTCGCCGCTGATGAACCGCATCGAATTTGTCGGCAACGCCATTTTCATTCCCTTCTTCCTGATTTCGGTAGGCATGCTGGTTGACATCAGCACCCTCTTTGCCGGGCTGGAAGTGTGGCTCATTGCGGGGCTGCTCATCGTGTTGGGGGTCATCGGCAAGTATGGCGCCGCGTTTCTGATTCAGAAGTGGTTCGGCTATACGGTGGCGGAGCGGCACGTGATGTTCGCCCTCAGCAGCGCCCGGGCCGCCGCCACGCTGGCTGCCGTGCTGCGGGGCTACGAACTCGACATTTTGTCGGAAAACGTCTTCAACGGGACGGTACTCATGATTCTGGCCTCCACGCTGATCAGCTCCTTCACGATGGAAAGCGCCGGCCGCAAGCTGGCCGTAGAAATTGCCGACAGCCCTTCGACGACCGAATCGCCCGACCGGATTCTGGTGCCGATCTCTAACCCGAATACCGTCGAGAACCTGATGGACCTGGCGATGATGATCAAAGCACCCGATTCGGATGTGCCCATCATGCCGCTGTCGGTGGTGCGCGATGCCGACGACGCCGAAGAAAAGATTCAGGAAAATAACAAGATGTTACAGAAGGCGGTGCACCACGGGTCGGCCGCCGAAAAGAACGTGCAGGTGGTCTCGCGCATCGACCTGAACATCACCAGTGGCATTGTGCGCGCCATCCGCGAACTGGGCATTACGGAAGTCATCATCGGGTGGAACGGCAAAGTAACGGCCCGCGAGCGGATTTTCGGGACCGTACTCGACAACCTGTTGGCCAGCACCCGGCAGATGCTGCTCGTGAGCCACGTGACGCATCCGCTTAACACCATGGAAACGATTGTGGTGGTGGTGCCGCCCAATGCGGAGCTGGAAAAAGGCTTCGGCCGCTGGCTCCGGACCATCCACATTCTGGCCCGGCAGATCGGCACGCCGGTGCAGTTCTGGGGCGAAACCGAAACGTTGCAGGCCATCCGCGAGCCGCTGGGCAAAATGAAGCCCAACATCGAGGCGAAAATGCAGCCCTTCAACGAGTGGGCCAAGTTCCCGCGGTTTGCGCGCCGCATCACCACCGACGACCTCTTCATCGTCATCAGTGCTCGGCAGGGCACCATCTCCCACAACAACTTCGTGGATCGGATTCCGCGCCAGCTCAGCCGCTTCTTTGAAGATAACAACTTCGTGATCATCTACCCGGAGCAAGCCAGCCAGTTTCAGAGCGAAGAGCAGTTGCACCTGCACCAGCTGCGCCATACGATCAGCGAAAACGAGGACGAACAGCGAGAATACGAGAACCGTTCGGTGGTTCAGCCCGGCGAGACCCGGTCCGAAGTATAA
- a CDS encoding sensor histidine kinase yields the protein MDVFGSENIYQGRSKLKLVIVVVALMIGGFSLLYTNYLVRILAEREKGMVQLTARSIEFIGNESDPGESIELATDIIESNNSIPLIWTDEKGHPISRRNINTTGMTDEEVMALLESKVQEMREVYEPIEIGSVSGKPQYVYYENSELTSTLRYYPYVQLSVITILSLMAYLVFNYSRRAEQNRVWAGLAKETAHQLGTPLSSLMAWLEYFKSDDRLKDDPVIDELGKDIRRLEMITARFSNIGSVPVLKPEDVGASIADTLNYLRPRISKKVTMDLINRLPAGVKVNLNRALFEWVIENLCKNAVDAMSGVGSIQIEIQSLRDHRIAIDITDSGKGMTKSQMKKVFDPGFTTKKRGWGLGLTLVKRIIENYHGGRIMVRRSEPGKGTTFRIFMKTSETTRAAEPQQVISDEQLA from the coding sequence ATGGACGTGTTCGGTTCTGAAAATATTTATCAAGGGCGTTCGAAACTTAAGCTGGTCATCGTGGTCGTCGCGCTGATGATCGGTGGCTTTTCGCTGCTCTACACCAACTACCTGGTGAGGATTCTGGCCGAACGCGAAAAGGGCATGGTCCAGCTCACGGCCCGCAGCATCGAGTTTATCGGCAACGAAAGCGACCCCGGCGAGAGCATTGAGCTGGCAACGGACATTATCGAATCCAACAACTCGATTCCGTTGATCTGGACCGACGAGAAGGGGCATCCGATCAGCCGCCGTAACATCAACACCACCGGCATGACCGACGAGGAGGTGATGGCCCTCCTGGAAAGCAAAGTCCAGGAGATGCGCGAAGTGTACGAGCCCATCGAAATCGGGTCGGTCTCCGGCAAACCGCAGTACGTGTACTACGAAAATTCCGAGCTGACGTCTACGTTGCGGTATTATCCCTACGTGCAACTCAGCGTCATCACCATTCTCTCGCTCATGGCGTATCTGGTGTTCAATTACTCGCGTCGGGCCGAACAGAACCGCGTCTGGGCCGGACTGGCCAAAGAAACTGCCCACCAACTGGGCACGCCGCTTTCGTCGCTGATGGCCTGGCTCGAATACTTCAAGTCGGACGATCGCCTGAAAGACGATCCCGTCATCGACGAGTTGGGCAAGGACATCCGCCGCCTGGAGATGATCACCGCCCGCTTCTCCAACATTGGGTCGGTACCGGTCCTGAAACCCGAAGACGTCGGTGCCAGCATTGCCGATACCCTCAACTATCTGCGTCCCCGCATCTCGAAAAAAGTCACGATGGATCTGATCAATCGGTTGCCTGCGGGGGTGAAAGTAAATCTGAACCGCGCCCTGTTCGAGTGGGTGATCGAGAACTTGTGTAAAAACGCCGTCGATGCCATGAGTGGCGTAGGCAGCATCCAGATCGAGATTCAGAGCCTGCGCGACCACCGCATCGCCATCGACATCACCGACTCGGGCAAAGGGATGACCAAATCGCAGATGAAAAAGGTATTCGATCCGGGCTTCACCACCAAAAAGCGGGGTTGGGGGCTGGGGCTAACCCTGGTCAAGCGCATTATTGAAAATTACCACGGCGGCCGCATCATGGTCCGGCGCTCCGAACCCGGCAAGGGCACCACGTTCCGGATTTTCATGAAAACTTCGGAAACCACCCGTGCCGCCGAGCCGCAGCAGGTTATTTCTGACGAGCAGCTGGCCTGA
- a CDS encoding histidine kinase dimerization/phosphoacceptor domain -containing protein, giving the protein MSNFAHLDQLRRRYYTQAPVVFLVTDELGIVQEFDGNTQFFFLDDRTVTGQSFRAVLPATIATELGRMLVRINSEGRRVSVVLPQVPLAGERCAVRVTGWRMPGVYQTLLGFSLERLAAEKGPDTPKPTEAKPTAEPGQVYHFMRDVNEIGVATLDLKGRFTEVNAGFVRTLGYQESDLLGQHVSGILFPENEAEMLAYLFDIFRAQGRGNRECQLRHRDGQALYVQVYLEVFQPSDGALQMMFGMLDISLRKQAERQLHRWLDSERILRAVSTTLIQSAGEAPDEVMAYALQQIGKFAEADRVYLGLVTGRRLHLKHEWRASGIKSVMTDAAIGPEDFPWLARQLPRGNALRFDTLDELPAEAAEERRYFERQGTRALMLIPMLRDGKFIGVIGTEQVRKARPWEEEAFFLARLVCELLANALRRQHLKERRARQHEYLQEILDTSPNLILVRTATGDYNVANQVALDFFEGVLPVELDEYDRQVLDRKQTVTCTLTTTTSAGKARTLVCTKKPLRTAEGHWNVLTIGEEVTEQKKYEENLQAALQEKDVLLKEIHHRVKNNMSIISGLLSLQSSYVTDENTQRLFQESQNRIKSMALIHEKLYQSDTLSRIDFAAYLRELVNGIVGYYRLNKDIQVAVEAEPVFVDINLAVPCGLIVNELISNAFKHAFEGRQQGRIRVAFHREKQGYALKVSDNGIGMREVPPKESTQSLGTTLIYALTAQLNADMDIITDEGTTYVIRFTEKVKRVRRPSAV; this is encoded by the coding sequence ATGTCGAACTTCGCTCATCTGGATCAACTACGTCGCCGGTATTACACCCAGGCCCCAGTGGTTTTTCTGGTAACCGACGAGTTGGGCATTGTCCAGGAGTTTGACGGCAACACGCAATTCTTTTTTCTCGACGACCGGACCGTTACCGGGCAGTCGTTTCGGGCGGTGTTGCCCGCTACCATTGCGACCGAGCTGGGACGTATGCTGGTGCGCATCAATTCCGAAGGGCGACGGGTGTCGGTCGTGTTGCCACAGGTGCCACTGGCCGGCGAGCGTTGTGCCGTACGGGTGACCGGCTGGCGCATGCCAGGGGTCTACCAGACGTTGCTGGGCTTTTCGCTGGAGCGTTTGGCGGCGGAAAAAGGCCCAGACACCCCGAAGCCCACCGAAGCGAAACCGACTGCCGAACCGGGCCAGGTGTATCACTTCATGCGCGACGTAAACGAAATCGGCGTCGCGACCCTCGACCTGAAGGGACGTTTTACGGAAGTCAACGCCGGTTTTGTGCGCACTCTGGGCTATCAGGAATCGGACCTGTTGGGGCAACACGTTTCCGGCATTCTTTTTCCGGAGAACGAAGCCGAGATGCTGGCCTATCTGTTCGACATCTTCCGGGCGCAGGGGCGCGGCAACCGGGAGTGCCAACTGCGCCACCGCGATGGACAGGCCCTCTACGTGCAGGTCTATCTGGAAGTGTTTCAGCCTTCCGACGGCGCGCTGCAGATGATGTTCGGCATGCTGGACATCAGCCTGCGGAAACAGGCCGAGCGGCAATTGCACCGGTGGCTGGACTCAGAGCGTATTCTGCGGGCGGTATCGACGACGTTGATCCAATCGGCGGGGGAAGCTCCGGACGAAGTGATGGCGTACGCCCTGCAACAGATCGGAAAGTTCGCGGAAGCCGACCGCGTCTACCTAGGGCTGGTGACGGGCCGTCGCCTGCACCTGAAACACGAGTGGCGTGCTTCGGGGATCAAATCGGTGATGACCGACGCCGCCATCGGGCCAGAGGACTTTCCCTGGCTGGCCCGGCAACTGCCGCGCGGCAATGCCCTGCGCTTCGATACCCTCGACGAGCTTCCGGCCGAAGCGGCGGAAGAGCGCCGCTATTTTGAACGGCAGGGGACTCGGGCGCTGATGCTCATTCCTATGTTGCGCGACGGCAAGTTCATCGGCGTGATCGGCACCGAACAGGTACGCAAGGCACGTCCCTGGGAAGAAGAAGCTTTCTTTCTGGCCCGCCTTGTGTGCGAGCTTCTGGCCAATGCCCTGCGTCGACAGCATTTGAAGGAACGGCGGGCACGCCAGCACGAGTACCTTCAGGAAATTCTGGATACCAGCCCCAACCTGATCCTGGTGCGTACCGCCACCGGCGACTACAACGTGGCCAACCAGGTAGCGCTCGATTTTTTCGAGGGCGTGCTCCCTGTGGAACTGGACGAGTACGATCGGCAGGTACTGGACCGGAAGCAGACGGTGACCTGCACCCTGACCACAACCACGTCGGCGGGCAAAGCGCGCACGCTGGTCTGCACCAAAAAGCCCCTGCGTACCGCCGAAGGCCACTGGAACGTGCTGACCATCGGCGAAGAGGTGACAGAACAAAAGAAATACGAGGAGAACTTGCAGGCCGCATTGCAGGAGAAAGACGTGTTGCTGAAAGAGATTCACCACCGGGTGAAAAACAACATGTCGATCATTTCAGGGCTTCTGTCGCTGCAGTCCAGCTACGTAACCGACGAGAATACCCAGCGACTTTTTCAGGAGAGCCAGAATCGTATCAAATCGATGGCGCTGATCCACGAAAAGCTTTATCAGTCCGACACCCTTTCGCGGATTGACTTTGCTGCCTACCTGCGCGAACTCGTCAATGGCATCGTGGGCTACTACCGCCTCAACAAAGACATTCAGGTCGCGGTAGAGGCCGAGCCGGTGTTTGTGGACATCAACTTGGCGGTGCCTTGCGGATTGATTGTAAATGAGTTAATTTCTAACGCGTTCAAACACGCCTTCGAAGGCCGGCAACAGGGCCGGATTCGGGTAGCCTTTCACCGGGAGAAACAGGGCTATGCCCTGAAGGTGAGCGACAACGGCATCGGCATGAGGGAAGTCCCGCCCAAAGAAAGCACACAATCGCTGGGCACCACCCTGATCTACGCGTTAACTGCGCAACTCAATGCCGATATGGACATCATCACTGACGAGGGCACTACCTACGTTATCCGTTTCACCGAAAAAGTGAAACGCGTCCGGCGCCCGTCGGCTGTATGA
- the mce gene encoding methylmalonyl-CoA epimerase produces MKVEHIGIAVRDLSQSNTLFEKLLGAPSYKTEAVVSEGVTTSFFRAGDTKIELLEATTADSPIAKFLEKRGEGIHHIAYEVTDIRAEMARLRQEGFTLLQEEPKRGADNKWVCFLHPKSTNGVLVELCQEITED; encoded by the coding sequence ATGAAGGTAGAACACATCGGCATTGCGGTCCGCGACCTTTCGCAATCGAACACCCTGTTTGAGAAGCTGTTAGGCGCCCCTTCTTACAAAACGGAGGCGGTTGTTTCCGAGGGCGTCACCACGTCCTTTTTTCGGGCGGGCGACACCAAAATCGAGTTGCTGGAAGCCACCACGGCCGATAGCCCCATCGCCAAATTTCTGGAGAAGCGCGGGGAAGGCATCCACCACATTGCCTACGAAGTGACCGACATCCGTGCCGAGATGGCGCGGCTCCGGCAGGAAGGGTTCACGCTTTTGCAGGAAGAACCCAAACGCGGCGCCGACAACAAATGGGTCTGTTTCCTCCACCCCAAAAGCACCAACGGCGTGCTGGTTGAACTGTGCCAGGAGATTACCGAAGACTAG
- a CDS encoding sugar phosphate isomerase/epimerase family protein has product MKPPMSLSRRTFLTHTALATLAVAAGPAALTPARHLHATTPPVPLPPMPLSVFSKHLQWLDYDAMAEVAAEVGFDGVDLAVRPGGHVLPERVATDLPRAVRAVQKQGLQVVQITTAIARADDPLSRQVLATAAQLGIRYYRTDWLKYDQSTSISAQQARFERQLRTLTLLNREVGIRGSYQNHAGADYFGAPVWDLAQVLKNIRSEYLGCQYDIRHATLESAQSWPIGLGIIQPFVNTLVLKDAKWAEVKGRWQIVDTPIGEGRVDFPAFFRQLKASGLRVPVSIHFEYEMPEHNASLSATAKRQQTIQVMKKDLATLRSYLKQAGL; this is encoded by the coding sequence GTGAAGCCTCCGATGTCCCTCTCGCGCCGTACGTTTCTAACCCACACTGCCCTTGCCACCCTCGCTGTTGCTGCCGGTCCTGCAGCGCTGACACCCGCGCGTCACCTGCACGCTACGACACCACCGGTCCCGCTGCCCCCGATGCCGCTCTCCGTCTTTTCAAAACACCTGCAATGGCTGGATTATGACGCCATGGCCGAAGTAGCCGCCGAAGTGGGTTTCGACGGCGTTGACCTTGCTGTGCGGCCCGGCGGCCATGTGTTGCCCGAGCGCGTCGCCACCGACCTGCCCCGGGCGGTACGGGCCGTACAAAAACAGGGGTTGCAGGTGGTTCAGATCACAACCGCCATCGCCCGCGCCGACGACCCGCTAAGCCGGCAGGTACTGGCCACCGCCGCCCAACTGGGCATTCGCTACTACCGCACCGATTGGCTGAAGTACGACCAGAGTACCTCGATCAGCGCACAACAGGCGCGTTTCGAGCGGCAGTTGCGCACGCTGACGCTCCTGAACCGGGAGGTGGGCATCCGGGGCAGTTACCAGAATCACGCGGGTGCGGACTATTTTGGGGCACCGGTGTGGGACCTGGCACAGGTGCTGAAAAACATTCGCTCCGAATACTTGGGTTGCCAGTACGACATCCGCCACGCCACCCTCGAAAGTGCGCAGTCGTGGCCCATCGGCCTGGGCATTATCCAGCCGTTTGTGAATACGCTGGTCTTGAAAGACGCCAAATGGGCGGAGGTAAAGGGCCGGTGGCAGATTGTGGATACGCCCATCGGCGAAGGCAGGGTCGATTTTCCGGCGTTCTTTCGGCAGCTCAAAGCCTCCGGTCTGCGGGTGCCCGTTTCGATCCACTTCGAGTACGAAATGCCGGAACACAACGCCTCGCTCAGCGCAACCGCCAAGCGTCAGCAGACGATCCAGGTGATGAAAAAAGACCTCGCGACCCTTCGAAGCTACCTGAAACAGGCCGGACTCTGA
- a CDS encoding HesB/IscA family protein, with protein sequence MITVTEKAKQRITELRQEENYTDDYAVRVAVHGGGCSGLMYDLKFDNQVTPSDQVFEDKGVQIKVDKKSLLYLLGTTLDFSDGLNGKGFQFINPNASRTCGCGESFAV encoded by the coding sequence ATGATCACGGTTACAGAAAAAGCGAAACAGCGCATTACCGAACTACGGCAGGAAGAAAATTATACGGACGATTATGCCGTACGCGTGGCGGTGCACGGCGGCGGATGTTCCGGCCTGATGTACGACCTGAAGTTCGACAATCAGGTGACGCCCAGCGATCAGGTCTTCGAAGACAAAGGCGTCCAGATTAAGGTCGATAAAAAGAGCCTATTGTACCTGTTGGGCACCACGCTCGACTTTTCAGACGGGCTGAACGGCAAAGGCTTTCAGTTCATCAACCCGAACGCTTCGCGGACGTGTGGTTGTGGCGAAAGCTTCGCGGTCTAA